TATTCCCCAACAACCATAGGGCTAAATTTGTCCATTatctataataataataataatagtaataataaatcAAATTCCATTATATGGAACAAATATTTCAACCTGTGAAGCTACAAAATTGTAGATTAAATTCCTAGCTCTTTTTCTTTGTTTCCAAATAGGAAAAGTAGTGATATTCATTCTCAGGCTTAAAATTGAATTCCACGATTGTGTGTGTGAAtgttctatatatataaatcttaATAAACAACTCACAAACCAAACTCCAATTCAGCTCTTCTCAGCATACACGTAACCCTCTCGAAATATTCTGCTTCCTTTtcctttatatcatctaaaCTCATACATTCATGTTCATCAGCCTGCAGTTAAGTAAACAAATATTTCCATCACTgtccatatttttatttttatttcctcAATAATATCGATGCTGCTGTTCACCAAGTCTAGTAGCATGACATCCACACCCTCCATGCTCCAAACATTACCTAATGCATTAGGCATCACAGTCTAACAGCACCTTCACATAATGACTTGCATGCAAGGTTGTACTAAAAAGAATATGATTAGCTCAGTCCCTAGGTTCtatttcataaatataattaaagggCAAATAAAGATCAAATGAACAAAGAGAATATGCAAGTGCAGTTAGGAAAGAAACTAGAAGTAAATTCTTTGGCATAAATTCATACAATTTGCTTCCATAAATTCGATGAAAAAGCAGAAAAGAAGAGTAACAGCCAAGTATAGTAAGATAATCGAAAGCAAATTATGAAGCTAAGGTTTGAAATAACCCGGTAAGGGAAAAATTGAAGAGAGATAAATGGCTATATAACCCAGCAGTCTTTTAGCAAGACAATCTTAGATTGGGGTTTCAAAAGTTATCTGTCTGAGATAATATTTGTGAAAAAACTGGGGTTCCTTATGGATTCAAGATTTATACTGATCGGGAATAGAAAATGGGTGTGAAACAAGTCTCACACTTCCGAAAAAGTTGCAACAATTGGCAGACTTCTAAGGAACTAATATAATAAAGTTTGCAATAATTAGAATGGAGAAAGAGCACAAGTGACATAGGAGAAGGGTTTAGATCAATTACATCCAGCAGTTAGGGAAAGATTTACTGACAATACCTCGTTGAATTTCAagagaattaagtttgatacaCATGCTGGCTTTGACCTGTCCCACCTGAAAAGATAGAATCAATTCTAATATGaggaaaaagtaaataaaaaaaagctaGAGATAATAGTTAATTTCAGAATTACGATAAATATGGCACACACAGAAAGTAACAGATAGGGCAATGACAGATTTCATAGTATTATATCAAGTAACATCTTCAATTGATAGAGGTTGCTGATCTCTGAAAGAGACAAATGGCATTCAATCTTCATACAATTGATGATGACATTTAATATTTGCCAATAATATCACTGCAGGTCTAAAAAGAAGAGCCACCGAATAACATTGATAATGCTCACTGAAATTCCCAATTGATAAAACCCCAACTGAAATACAGGCACTAAAAGCATCAAAAGAGCAACAAAAAAGAATGCTAGACAGGAAATCGTAATCACAAGTAAATACATTTGTTAAATTTGATGTAAcataatgaatatatatataatcctaGCATAATGAACAATTTAGATAAGAGCTAAATAGAAGAAAAGGGGGCTATGTTTTGTTGGATTAGAAATTGCATAaattttgttaatattttttcCCCAAGTAAAAAACAGTTATTCAAGCATTGTGTCCTCAAAACGACAATAAAACAGTCCATGGCCTGTTCTTGGTATTCCAAACATGAAAATCCCAGGCCTGGGTTCAAATAACATATTCCTCGAACTCTGAAGAAAGTGTTTATAGCTGTTTCACACATTTTCCTTCCATCACAACAATCAGAATAATAAGCAGCATCAACCTGTGAAAGTTGATTCCTTTGCCTTTTGTAGACAATATCATACTTATTTCCCACAACTCACTTTTCAGGTGAGCAGGGGAGCTTTTATCAAGtcagttttcttttcttttattccaAATCTTGTTTACAAGTCCAAATACATTCATAATACGATATTAACATTTTCAACATTGGGTACCCAAATTAGCTGTACATTTTGCTTGAAACCATATTGCTTTTGTTGGTTATATATTTAACATTTAACAAGAACAAGTTTTCGTCAGGAGTGTATATATTGAATTGCCATAGTTTAGAAAAGATACTTATCAGTTTAAACATGAAATTGCAATGCTAATTTGCTCAGAGATGTAGCATAAAGCAAGTTATACCTCACAAGCATTAACTCATTAACAGATCGCCACATTCCACGACCAACACCTTTTGCAGACTGATCCCTAGCACTTCGACCATGCCACAACTCTTTAACAATATACTTGACTTCCTCAACATCCACCTATTGCAAAATGCAGGAAAAGATAGGCAATATATTTCAAATACAAACATGAGCAATTTGACATGTATATCTGTGAGTATGCTGCAAAAGACCAACAAGGAAGAGAAAGCAAATGCTCAGGACCAAAGGAGactgaaaaacaaaataaagaagTCACCATAGAAACAGACCAAACAAAAGACCATCTTTCTCAGGTGGACTCTTGGAAGTTTTGATGGCTCAGTTTACATTGAGAAACATAAACTTCATGCATTGGGATAGAAATCCAAGAACTTTATAAAAATCACCAATACCATAATCAGAAGCACATTATTTCAAATAACTTTAAGTTTAATACAGTTTTTGCCAGGCTTGGCCCGTAGAACTGCATTCGTATATCTGCTTAATTACAATTTAGCCAAATTTACCAGTTTTTTTCATTCATAAAGAtacaaaaaaaatccacaaaatgAAAAGTTATAAACCAGAAAATAGAAACAACAAAGAACTCTTGGgcataaaataaagtatttatACCCCAAAACAGTAACAAAACATTGTTTCTTGCTTGatccataaaattaaaaaagagaGGTTATAAGTTCTAAGGTATTGTGTCCACTATGGAGTTTATGGAAATGCTAAAAAACAACCCAACCAATCATATGGCCATTCAGGGAAAAAAATATCCTACAGTGGAATCTAGAGTGGCCAATTCAAGAAGAAACCCTGCAAAATACAAGTTTTCTTTACGGAAACCTTCCATACCTGTACTTCTGTGGCTGTCCCATATAATAATTCTTCATACTCAACAAGACGCTGATGTAGCACACGGTAATGGTCTAAATCAAAGTTTACAACAGGCTCTGTCTGAACTTGCAACCCAGCAAGTTGTGTCACAACATATGAGGCCATGACCTGTCCAAAAATGGCAGGGATAGTACCCAAGACAGGTATAATACGAACCCTAAATCCTGGTACTATCTGAGATCAAGTTAAGGAGTCAGAATTAATTTCATCAAGCTTGATGGaaataaaacgttttttcatattaaaaGAACTACTACCATGGACTATCAATTTAATATTCTTATCTGCTATGAAAAAGGTTCTAAAATTTCAGTCATGGTGATTATAACCATTCACATTATTCTAATGCCAATTGTTCAATTGGCTGATGTTATATAGTGACTGCTTCAGATAAACATCCTCACCTGATAATCAGTAGGATTATCTTCTTCTCCACTTGGTCCCTTGAAAGGAAGCAGCTTGGCTTTAGGTTTTTCGAGGGAGAACACAACAGGGATGCCACCATCTATGCCATAATCTTTCCTCAAACGATGTCTTACCTGATTGATAGAATCTACATTAAGAACCAAGACTACAAATGCATATACACTAGGTGTAACAGGAATTTGAATGCAAATTTAAGTTCTTCATTGTGATTCATACAACAATACAAGCAATTCATTTGATCATGAGCCAAATTTTGAAAGTGAATACAAAATCAAAAGAGGCTACCCCGaagtttttttacttttttttatcctCTCTTGTCTTTCAGAACAACACAAagtcaaaatgacattttttccaaaaatttgttctcaaaaaaaaaaagaaaaaaaaaagaagttgcTCAAGGAaataaacaagcaataatattaACATAGCAGAAACCATAAAAATGCAGGGGCAGCTGGTCAGGTATATACCCTGGTAGGCAAGAGATCAAGCATATAATAACATGAAACATGAGGCTAATTTTTCTTGAATTTCACATGTCTAAACTAGACCAACAACAACagcaaagccttagtcccgaaatgattcggggttggCTAACATGTCTAAACTAGaccagcaaaaaaaaaaaaaaaaaaaccctatataacaaaaactagatccttaaatataaaaatttggaGCCACGAAAATAAAATGGTTTTTCTTCTTGGTTCCTTGTCAACATTACTTATTTCGCATTTCCAACTTTCAAATATATGAAACTCGCACAAACAATCCCTAAATTTAGAGAAGAAATTTTTTTCCAGGTATTCAATTTGTTACATTTCTTCTACTCACAAATGACTAACATGTCATTACATAACCTACAGCAACTGTTTAAGATAGTGTTCAGTGGTTTTAATACAAAGAACTGTTTGCTCTAATTTAATTCAGAATGCACAAGCCAAAAGCTTAAAGTTATCAATAGAAAAGTTTATACAGTACAACTCAAGATCAAACCTGATATTTAACTAAAATGTAATTCCAATCCATCTATGGGAAGGGATGCAAAAGCAAGTCTTGGGGTCCTAAATTGGAACCCAGCACCTCCTGCTCCCTCCCCTCAGTGTGAAACCACAAACACCATAATTGGAATACATCACAATAATAAAAAGGGTATGGTAACAAAAGAATGAAGATCAATTGCAAGTCCTGATTCAATCAACCCTAACTTCAGATTTAAACATTGGGAATATTTGATATTCACTATGTGTGTGCACAACAAGGTTGCAAGACATTATCGTAGAACATTTTAAAATCTGTAACAGTTGAAATTGCAAACAAGCTAGAAGTAATACAGATCGGGATAATGGGTCATTTGTTGACTCTCTTATATCAGCCACGCGGATTCTTGTTGGATCAGCTCTGGCACCAGCTCCAGTAGCAGATAGAATCTTTAAACCCCTTCGCACACACGCAGCAAGAAGTCCCACCTGTTACAGAGAAAAATTCAAGCATTTTAGGGTTAGATATGATACAATTCATATGTTATTAATGGATTCTAAATGCCAAAAGCAACATAATAAAATGTTTGATTTATACTTTTGAGTTAATTATTGCAGTCTCTAAACAAACTTATTTAATCATAgaacagaaaaaagaaaaaaaaaaaaaaaaaaaattaaagagctTTGCTTCACATAATCATGAACCTGCATGGTTAACCTAAATACATAGACAGTAATATAGAATGAAACTGCCATCAAGAGTTTACCTTGGTATCAATGTTGTCAATGCAGTCCAAAACAAAGTCAGGGTTGCctgaaagaatttcttcttcAGAAGATGCATCATACAGTAGTACTTTTGCTTCAATATGGCACTCCGGAAATATTGTCAAAAAATGCTTCTTAAGACACTCGGCTTTAGGAATACCAACATCTGCTCTTGTTGCAACAGCATGTCGATTTAGGGATGAAAGAGAAACCTTTTGATGCAGTAAAAAAAACAAGCACTTAGAAAATCATATAGATTATAGGAAGCAAATTGAATACTTATATGTTTTCTATTTTTGCTTTAAAGGTTGTCACAGTGATAGGCACACTTAACTAAGGGCCGAAGTGTCCACATTGATGCAATGCTTTGGGACTATCCAATAAAGAATGCAAGGAAGATTTATAACATAAAACAAGAAAATATATAGATGAACATTCATACTAATTCATCGGCCTATAAGCAATTGCACAAGTATTCAAATTGTTCAAAATTTTCACTGATCCTCCTTTGAAAGCAatagggcggcccggtgcattacgcgtccccgctgagcaaGGGTCCGGGgaagggtcccaccacaagggtttactgggagcaagccttcccctaccaatttatttggcaagaggccgttcctaagactcgaacccgtgacctcttggtcacacgacaacaacgtttaccgttgcgccaaggctcgccctccctCCTTTGAAagcaataacaataaaaaaaacatcttCCTATAATCAATCCATTCTACGAATCTTCTTCCCAATTCTTTGATTACCACCACACTGTGCTTCCTTTTTGGACCTTCTTTATCAACCCTAACTAATAAATAAATCCTATTAACGATATATAGGTTTGAGAAATTTCAAAGGTACAACTAATCAAGTTTTGGTTACCAGATAACACTATTATGTGAACTTCCAAATCTGTACTATGTTAGACACTAAATGACACATTTGGTCTCAATAATGTACCATAAATTAGATCGAGGAAATTGCTGAAGAAAGCAAAGTCATCAGCTTTGTATGTGTCatgaaaccaattgaactaaaagcttaagcatATAGTTGAaggcccaattcatattaataatgCCAACTGGGCTTGAAGCATGAACAACAAAGGCCCATCTTACCATATGttgaaattaaatcaacaaatgagGTTGTCAGGATTCGAACCCTTGATCACTTGGTcaaagaggctctgataccagtcatggaaccaattgaactaaaagttatgaaaccaattgaactaaaagcttaagcttaTAGTTAAaggcccaattcatattaatatctgacagtATGAAAAGTGGGAAGTAACTTAATCACAGTGCAGAAACCTAAAACACTCAAATGCCAAGTAATACCAAAACAGTGacacaaaaataaagataatcaGGAGCTGAAACTAAAATACCTGGTCAAAGTCCACAAGGAGGAGCCTTCCAATTCCAGATCTTAGAAGCATAGAAGCAGCATGGCTTCCAACACCTCCAAGACCAATGACAACAACATATGATGCAGTCACATTGTGTTGCGCCTCAAGACCAAAAAACTGAATGTTCCTAGAAATATAACAATAAGACTTGGTATTACCTTGAAAATGCCTCAAAACACCATACAACTGAAGCAAAAGGGAACTGCAAAACATCACTTGCAAGCATATTTATCTATCTGTCAGTTTTTATGGTTTAAAATTGTATGTCTTGATTCAGAAGAAATAAAGGTATTTATATTGGAGCATATGACAAAATCCTGATATTAATTGCTCCATGCTTTGTTGGTCTAATTGCTCTCTAATTTGCTGCTGTAATTGCTcccttatttttcttatatcaGTTGAAGTTAATATGTTCAGAAATATAGTCTACAGCTAGCCATATACACATTAAGAAACTGATTTATAATTTACAGCTAACAACACCAGTAACTCTCAGTCCCCCTCAAGCTAGTGAAAAGGAATTTTACATTCCCAGCTTGGATACAATATTCTCAAATATTGAGCTACTTAGCCTCTTAGTGAGAATGTCTATTTAGCCTCTTAGTGAGAATGTCAACAAGTTGTCCCTGTGTTGGTGGCACATAAGGAGTGCATATCAAACCATTGTCTAATTTCTCCTTGATGAGATGCCTATCCACCTCAACGTGTTTCGTCGTATCATGTTGAACTAGGTTGTAGGCTATGTTTATTGCTAACTTATTATCCCAGTAGAGTTTTATAGGACCATCCCAATTAATTTTTAACTCTTGAAGAATAATTTTCAGCCAAAGCAATTCATATACACTTTGTGTCAGTGCTCGAAATTCTGTTCAGCACTGGAACGGGCTACTGCCCCTTGTTTCTTGCTTCTCCATGTCACAAGATCCCTTCCAAGGAAAATACGATTCCCTGCTGTAGACCTCCTGTCAATAATTGATGCTGCATATTCAGCAAAAGTGTAAGCTTCAACTGTCATATTTCCATTTCTCTTGAACAAGATCCTTCTTTTAGGTGTTCTCTTAAGGTATTGCAAAATCCTGAGTTGCTTGCAAGTGGACTTCTCTAGGATTACGCATAAACTGACTACTTAGTGCATAAGTTATATTGGATATGGTATGTGTCAGACATAAGTCGTC
The DNA window shown above is from Euphorbia lathyris chromosome 1, ddEupLath1.1, whole genome shotgun sequence and carries:
- the LOC136202946 gene encoding tRNA threonylcarbamoyladenosine dehydratase isoform X2, translated to MVPRDSNNGTPSSNLLTDEIVSEQLTRNIQFFGLEAQHNVTASYVVVIGLGGVGSHAASMLLRSGIGRLLLVDFDQVSLSSLNRHAVATRADVGIPKAECLKKHFLTIFPECHIEAKVLLYDASSEEEILSGNPDFVLDCIDNIDTKVGLLAACVRRGLKILSATGAGARADPTRIRVADIRESTNDPLSRSVRHRLRKDYGIDGGIPVVFSLEKPKAKLLPFKGPSGEEDNPTDYQIVPGFRVRIIPVLGTIPAIFGQVMASYVVTQLAGLQVQTEPVVNFDLDHYRVLHQRLVEYEELLYGTATEVQVDVEEVKYIVKELWHGRSARDQSAKGVGRGMWRSVNELMLVRWDRSKPACVSNLILLKFNEADEHECMSLDDIKEKEAEYFERVTCMLRRAELEFGL
- the LOC136202946 gene encoding tRNA threonylcarbamoyladenosine dehydratase isoform X1, which codes for MEDRLKYLTFVGAGALLGSASTFFLLNHFSRSISGKCSRKAAELNGKECVSELSLESVMVPRDSNNGTPSSNLLTDEIVSEQLTRNIQFFGLEAQHNVTASYVVVIGLGGVGSHAASMLLRSGIGRLLLVDFDQVSLSSLNRHAVATRADVGIPKAECLKKHFLTIFPECHIEAKVLLYDASSEEEILSGNPDFVLDCIDNIDTKVGLLAACVRRGLKILSATGAGARADPTRIRVADIRESTNDPLSRSVRHRLRKDYGIDGGIPVVFSLEKPKAKLLPFKGPSGEEDNPTDYQIVPGFRVRIIPVLGTIPAIFGQVMASYVVTQLAGLQVQTEPVVNFDLDHYRVLHQRLVEYEELLYGTATEVQVDVEEVKYIVKELWHGRSARDQSAKGVGRGMWRSVNELMLVRWDRSKPACVSNLILLKFNEADEHECMSLDDIKEKEAEYFERVTCMLRRAELEFGL